The genomic region GCCGAGCCGGCCGCTCCCGAGTCGTCCGCTCCCGAGTCGTCCGCGCAGGGCCAGGTCATCGACCTGACCGCCCATGACGAGACCGAGCCGATCGACGTGGTCCGGCTGCGCACCGCGATCTCCTAGTCGCCGCAGCCGGGACCCGAGGAGGGGCGTCGTGCGGGAGCGACGGCAGGGCGGGCCGGGCGGTCGAGCGCCCTCTTCGAGATCTGCGGGGAGTGCGGCTGGGAGGACGACGGACAGGACGACGCCGAGGCCGACGAGGTCTGGGGCGGGCCCAACGGCAGCCAGAGCCTTTCCGACGCCCGGCGCGAACACCGGGAGTGGCTGGCCGGGCACGCCGACGCGTCCTCGGTGACCCGTGGCGGAGCCGGGGCGTGGGAGACGGCCGCCCGCGCCGCGCTTCAGGACGAGGGGCCGGACGCGTAGGCCTCAGGCGGCGTACGAGGCCACCGGGCGGGCCAGGCGGGACAGGCGGCGGCCGGCCGGCGGAGGCGAGGCCGTCCACAAGCTGTGCACAGGGCGCGCGGAACTCCTCGGCGGGGGTCGCTTCGTCCCGTGGCGGGTTCGGCGACGACCTGGTCGTGGCCCAGAGCGTCGACCGCCCCCGGGCGAGGGTCAGGGATAGGCGAGGACGACGAGCACGCCCGCGGCCTCCAGCAGCAGCTGCGCGCGGAGCGCGCCCCGCGCCACGCGCACCGGCGCGGCCATCGCCGCGACGAGGGCGAGCACCACGGCGACGAGCAGGGCTCCGAAGGCGGTGTCCGGGAAGGGCGCGCAGGCGATGTCGTCGACGAAGCACCGGCCGCCCTTGTCGGTGGCCAGCAGCAGGACCTTCGCGATGAACAGGGCGGGCAGGAACAGCACGGCGGCGATCCCCGAGCGCGTCCGGATGCGGACCGCGTCCTCGGACGGGGGCGCGGAGACGACGGCGGGCTGTTGCTTCCAGGACATGGCCCCATCCTGTTCCACGGCTGCGGTACGGGGATCCGCGCGGGTACTCAGCCCGCGCGGATCCCCGTACTCAGAACGGCGGCAGCTGCCCCGGATGCGGCGCGAGGGCGAAACTGTCGAGACTGGGCGCCGAGGCGCCCAGTACCACCCGGGCCCGGGAGCCGGGGCAGGACACGAGGTCGCCGCGGCCCCGCCCGGCCGGTGGATCGTGCCGGGCGATCCTCCCGGCGGTCACGGCGCAGTCGCGGCCGCAGGCGGGGCAAGCGCGACGGGGGGAGTGGGACATGCCCCAAGTCTGCCCTGCGGCACCGACATCGGCCTCCCCCTAAGCGGTCTCGGGGCCGTGCCCTACTTCCCCGAGGCCGCTTAGACACTCCCCGGCCGGGCGGCGAGCCACGCCCGGTGTGCCTGGTCCACCCGGTTCCACAGCGCCGCCCGGTCCGCGGGGGTGAGGTCGTCCAGGTTCCGCCGGAAGACGCTCCCGATGACCTCGAAGAACTCCTCGGCGCCGGTCAGTTCGCGCTCGCTCGTCCCCTTCGCGCCGTCGATGCGGGTCAGGATCCGGCCGCGCAGCGCGTCGGCGCCCTCCGCGTCACGCCGCAGCACCGCGAAGGTCCGTACGAACGGGGACTCCCCGGCCGTCGAGAGCCAGGTGTGCATGGCCTCGAAGTCGGCCGTCACGGCCGGGGCGTCACGGAAGTTCACGCGGGGCATGGGGCCGGCGAACTTGCGGAGCGTCCAGCCCGGGCCCTCACCCTCCAGCGGTTCCAGCCGCTCCAGCGCGTACCGGAACCCGCCCTGCTCGTACGCGCCCTCGCGCAGCGGCAGCGGTTCGTACGGCCCGTCGCCGACTCCGACGTCCACCCAGTACACCGTCCCCTCGACGCGGACGGTCAAGGTGAGGTGCCCGCCGCTGATCCCGCGGTCCGCGGGATCGGCGTTGACGCCTCCGGCGTGCCGCGTGACCTCGTAGCCCAGGGATTCGAGGAGCAGCGCGAAGCCGCCGTTGAGGTGGAAGCAGTAACCCCCGCGCCCGGCGGCGAAGCGCCGGGCGGACAGCTCGGGGTCGATGCCGGGCGGCCGGCCGAGCTGGATGTCGACGTTGTCGTAGGCGATGTGCTCCAGGTGCGCCCGCTGAAGGGCGAACAGCCCTTCGGCGGAGGGGGCACCGGGGTCGGTGATGCCGAGCCGGCGCAGGTAGCCGGCGTGTGTGCCAGAGGTCATCCGGCAACCCTAGATCGGCCTACTTGTCGATGTCCCCGACGACGAAGAACAGCGAGCCCAGGATCGCCACCATGTCCGCGACCAGCTGCCCCGGCAGGAGCACGGCGAGGGCCTGGATGTTGTTGTACGAGGCGCTGCGCAGCTTCAGCCGGTACGGGGTCTTCTCGCCCTTCGAGACGAGGTAGTAGCCGTTGATGCCGAGGGGGTTCTCGGTCCAGGCGTACGTGTGGCCCTCGGGTGCCTTCAGGACCTTGGGCAGGCGCTGGTTGACCGGGCCCGGCGGGAGTTCGGCCATCCGGTCCAGGCAGGCCACGGCGAGGTCGAGCGCGTTGTGGGTCTGGTCGAGCAGGACCTCGAAGCGGGCCAGGCAGTCGCCCTCGGTGCGGGTGACCACCTTGAGGACGTCCTGGAGCTCGCCGTACGCGAGGTACGGCTCGTCGCGGCGCAGGTCGAAGTCGACGCCGGAGGCGCGGGCGATGGGGCCGGAGACCCCGTACGCGTGCACCGCCTCGGCGGACAGGACGCCGACGCCGCGGGTGCGGCCCCGGAAGATCTCGTTGCCGTGGACGAGCTTGTCGTAGACGTCCATGCGGGTGCGGACGTCGGCGATGGCCTCGCGGGCCCGGCCGAGCCAGCCGGCCGGGAGGTCCTCCTTGAGGCCGCCGACGCGGTTGAACATGTAGTGCATGCGGCCGCCGGAGATCTCCTCCATGACGGCCTGGAGCTCCTCGCGTTCGCGGAACGCATGGAAGATCGGTGTGATTCCGCCCAGTTCGAGGGGGTACGAGCCGAGGAACATCAGGTGGTTCAGCACCCGGTTCAGCTCGGCCAGCAGGGTCCGCATCCACACGGCCCGCTCGGGGACCTCCATGCCGAGCATCCGCTCGACGGCCATGACCACGCCGAGCTCGTTGGAGAACGCGGACAGCCAGTCGTGGCGGTTCGCGAGCATCACGATCTGCCGGTAGTCGCGGGCCTCGAAGAGCTTCTCGGCACCGCGGTGCATGTAGCCGACCACCGGTTCGGCGCTGACGATCCGCTCGCCGTCCAGGACGAGGCGCAGGCGCAGTACGCCGTGCGTGGAAGGGTGCTGGGGGCCGATGTTGAGCACCATGTCGGTGCTCTCCGCCGCGCCGCCGATGCCGACCGTGGTCTCCGTCATGCGGGCATTGTCTCAGCCCTAGGGTGGGTGCATGGATACGGGGACGACGGGTGAGACGGACAGGCCCGGATGGGTGGGGCTGCCGGGTGGGCTGCTCACGCTGAGGCGGCTGCTGCTGGTGATCTGGGCGGCCGTCCTCGCGGTGGCGACCGGCGTCGCACTGGGTCTGCTCGCCGGGCCCGCGTGGGCCGCCCTCGCGGGGTGCTGGCTCGTGGCCCTGGTCTGGGGGTGGGTGCTGCTCGGCCGGAACTGGCGGTCCTGGCGTTACGCCGAGCGCGCGGACGACCTGCTGATCAGCCGGGGCGTGCTGTGGCGGGAGGAGACCGTGGTCCCGTACGGGCGGATGCAGCTGGTCGAGGTGACCTCGGGGCCGCTGGAGCGGCGCTTCGGGCTGGCCTCCGTACAACTGCACACGGCGGCCGCGGCGACGGACGCCAAGATCCCGGGCCTGGTGCCGGCCGAGGCGCAGCGCCTGCGCGACCGGCTCACCGAGCTCGGCGAAGCACGGTCGGCGGGCCTGTGAGCGCCGGTCAGGCGGGCGGCGAGCCGGCCGTACCGTACGGGCCGGCCGCCGAGCCCACGGGCGGGCTCGCGGCCGACCTCGCGGGCGGCCCGGCAGGTGAGCGGCGGCTGCACCTGCTCACTCCGCTGCGGCGCGCCTGGGTGCCCATCGCCGCGACCATCGGCGTGGTCGCCCAGCAGGGCGACCGGGCCGAGCGCTGGATAGCGGACCTGCCCGCGCTCCTGCGGGTGGCGGCGCTCGCGGGCCTGATCCTGGTGTTCGGCACGTACGGATTCCTGAGCTGGTGGTTCACCCACTACGCCGTCACCGACACCGAGCTGCGCATCCGCAGCGGGCTGGTCTTCCGGCGCACCGCGCACATCCGCCTCGACCGGATCCAGGCGGTCGACGTCACCCGGCCGATGCTGGCCCGGCTGGCCGGGGTCGCCAGTCTGCGGCTCGACGTCATCGGCACCGAGGAGAAGGACGAGCTGGCCTTCCTGGGCGAGAAGGAGGCCGTGGCCCTGCGCGCCGAGCTCCTCGCCCGGGCGGCCGGCTTCGCTCCCGAGGAGGCGGCGCGCCTGGGCGAGGCCCCCGAACGGCAGCTGCTGCGCGTGGGCCCGCGCGACCTCGCCGTGTCGCTGCTGCTGAGCCTGGGCGTGTGGGCGGCGCTGGCCGGCGGGATCGCCGCGCCCGTGGTCGCCTGGTGGATCAGCTCCAGCCCGTGGGCGGCCGTGGTCACCCTCCTCCCGATCCTCGGCGCCGTCTGGTCCGGCAGCACGGGCCGCTTCCTCGCCGAGTACGACTGGACGGTCGCCGAGTCCCCGGACGGGCTGCGCCTGGACCACGGACTGCTGGACCGGGCGCACGAGACCGTGCCGCCGGGGCGCGTGCAGACCGTACGGATCGTCGAGCCGCTGCTGTGGCGGCGGCGCGACCTGGTACGGGTGGAGCTGGCCGTGGCGGGTTCGAAGAACGGGGTCCTGGTCCCGGTGGCCTCGCGGGCCGCCGCGTACGCCGTGATCGCCCGGGTCCTGCCGGGGGTGGACCTGGCGGCCCTGTCCTTCACCGGCTCCCCGGGGGCCGGTTCGCGCTGGGTGGTCCCGGTGTGGTGGAAGGGCTACGCCCTGGCCGTCTCCCCGGAGGTGTTCGCCGCCCGGCACGGCCGCCTGTGCCGCCGTACGGAGATCGTCCCGCACGCCAAGGTGCAGAGCGTCCGCCTCACCCAGGGCCCCTGGGAGCGCGCCCGCGGCGTGGCCGACGTCCACGTGGACACGGGCGCGAACGCCACGGTCACGGCCCGGCTGCGGGCCGCGGACGAGGCCGCCGCCCTGCTGGCCGACCAGGCCGCCCGGGCCCGTACCTCCCGCGCGTCGGCCCGTCCGGACCGCTGGATGACGTAGGGCCGCACGGGGGCCGATCGCGGACGGCGTTCCCCCGGCCGGGCAGCCCGGGGGAACGCCGCGCGGGAGGACTACGCGGCCGGGCCGCCGCCCGCCCGGACCAGCCCCGTCTCGTACGCCAGGACCACGACCTGGACGCGGTCGCGCAGGCTCAGCTTCGTCAGGATGCGGCCCACGTGCGTCTTCACCGTCGCCTCCGACAGGACCAGCCGGGCCGCGATCTCGCCGTTCGACAGGCCCTGCGCCACCAGCAGCATGACCTCGCGCTCGCGCTCCGTCAGCCGCTCGACCTCCTTGTTCCGCGGCTCCTCGGTCGTGGTCGGCAGCATCGGGGCGAACCGGTCCAGCAGCCGGCGCGTCGTCGACGGGGCGACCACGGCGTCGCCGCTGTGCACCGACCGGATCGCCGCCAGCAGCTCGGCGGGCGGCACGTCCTTCAGCATGAAGCCGCTCGCGCCCGCCTTCAGCCCGGAGAACGCGTACTCGTCCAGGTCGAAGGTGGTCAGGATGATCACCTTCGGGTGCTCCGGCGGTTCACAGATCCGCCGCGTCGCCTCCACCCCGTCGAGCTTCGGCATGCGCACGTCCATCAGCACCACGTCCACCTTGGTGGCCCGCAGCACCTCCAGAGCCTCCAGGCCGTCGCCCGCCTCGGCGACGACCTCCATGTCCGGCTGGGCGGCGAGCACCATCCGGAAGCCGGTGCGCAGCAGCACCTGGTCGTCGACCAGCATCACGCGGATGGACATCCGTTACCTCGTTCTCGTCAACTCTTCTTCAGGGGAAGCAATGCGCTGATCCGGAAGCCGCCGCCCGGTCGCGGCCCGGTGTCCAGGGTTCCGCCGACCATACCGATCCGCTCGCGCATGCCGATCAGGCCGTGCCCGGCGCCGTCGGCGCCGCCGTCCTCGTACAACTCGTGTGCCGAGCCCCGCCCGTCGTCCTCGATGAGCAGGCCGAGCCCGTCGTCGAAGTAGACCAGCCGCACGCTCGCCTTCGCGTCGGGCCCCCCGTGCTTGCGCGTGTTGGTCAGTGCCTCCTGCACGATCCGGTACGCGGTCAGCTCGACGCCGCTGGGCAGCCGCCGCGGCGCGCCCTCGACCTCGAAGTCCACCGAGAGCCCGGCCGCCCGTACCTGCTCGACGAGGACCTCGATCTGCTCGACGTCCGGCTGCGGCACGTAGTCCTCCGACTCCTGTGGCTCGCCGGTACGCAGCACGCCCAGCAGCCGGCGCATCTCGGCGAGGGCCTGGCGGCCGGTGCCGGAGATGGTCTGGAGGGCCTCCTTGGCCTGTTCGGGGGCCACGTCCATGACGTAGGCCGCTCCGTCCGCCTGGACCACCATCACCGAGACGTTGTGCGCGACGACGTCGTGCAGTTCGCGGGCGATCCGGGCGCGCTCGGCGGCCACGGCCACCTTGGCCTGGGCCTCGCGCTGGTTCTCCAGCCGCTGGTTGCGCTCGATGAGCTGGGCGTAATAGGCCCGGCGGGTGCGCAGCGAGTCGCCCAGCACCCAGGCGAGGGCGAACGGGACGATCATGAAGAGGGTGAAGAGGACGTTGTCGACCTCGTTCGTGCCCTTGTCCACGCCGTACCGCAGGAAGTAGAGCGGCGCGGCGGCCAGCCCCCAGCCCAGGGCGGTGCGGGACACCCAGCGCGGGACATCGCTCGCGGCGACCGTGAAGAGGATGACGAGCATCGCGAAGTCGTAGAACCCGGCGGTGAAGCCCAGGGCCAGCTGGTAGATCCCGGCGCCGAGGGTGAGCCAGAACATCGCCTGGGTCCACCTGCGGCGCAGCGCGACGGCGACGCTCAGGGCGGCCACCGCCGGGACTACCGCGAGCCGCACGGCGACGCTGTGTTCGGATTCGGAAACGACGTTCACCATCGAGATCCCGAAGAAGAGGACAGCCCAGAAGCTGTCGACGCCCGTCGGGTGTCTGCGGAGGAAGTCGTAGAGGCGCTGCACGTAACCCAGAGTAGGGAACGCAGATAGGTGCTGGAGTCAACCAGAGGTGCGAACCTCGCGCCGGGCGAGTACTCCCGAAGGTGGACGGTGACCATAACCTTTGTGTGATGCGTGCTCAGGGAGAGGCTCAGGGGGACGGCGTGGTTCCGGTCGGGTGGCGGGGGGCGATGGAGGCCGCGCTGTACGGTCCCGACGGCTTCTACGTGCGGCCTGGCGGTCCGGGGCCCGCCGGGCACTTCCGCACGTCGGTGCACGCGTCCGGGCTGTACGCGGGGGCCGTGGCGCGGCTGCTGCGGTGGGTGGACGCCGAGCTCGGGCACCCGCGGGGGCTGGACCTGGTCGACATGGGAGCCGGGCGGGGGGAGCTGCTGGCCGGGGTGCTCGCCGCGCTGCCGGCGGAGGTGGCCGCGCGGGTGCGCGCGTACGCCGTGGAGCGGGCGGAGCGGCCCGCGGGGCTCGACCCCCGGATCCGCTGGGTCGCGGCGCCGCCCGAAGGCACCTCGGGGCTGCTCTTCGCGAACGAATGGCTGGACAACGTGCCGCTGGAGGTCGCGGAGGACGGGCGCTACGTCCTGGTCGCGCCGGACGGTACGGAAAGCCCCGGCGGCGCCGTGGACGGCGCGGACCTCGCCTGGCTGGAGCGGTGGTGGCCGGGCGGCGGACGCGCGGAGATCGGCAGGGCGCGCGACGAGGCCTGGGCGGCGGCCGTGGCGAGCGTGGAGCGGGGTCTGGCGGTGGCGGTGGACTACGCCCACACCCGGGACGCGCGGCCCCCGTACGGCACCCTGACGGGGTTCAGGGCGGGCCGGGAGGTTCCGCCGGTCCCCGACGGCAGCTGCGATGTCACCGCCCATGTGGCACTGGACGCGTGCGCGGGCCCGGGCTCGGTCCTGCTGCCCCAGCGCGAGGCCCTCACCGCCCTCGGCGTCTCGGGCGCCCGCCCCCCGCTGGCCCTGGCCTCCACCGATCCGGCGGCCTACGTCCGCGCCCTCGCCTCGGCGGGCGAAGCGGCGGAACTGACCTCCCGTACGGGCCTGGGCGCCTTCGGCTGGCTGGTCCAGCCGGTCGGCATCCCGCCGTGGCCGCGGGCGGACCGGAGTTAGAGCCGCTTCGCGCTGCGCAGGGTCGTCGCGTAGTAGCCGTTGCCGTCGAGGCGCGAGGTACCGCCCTTGTCACCGATGGTCGGGCCGTTGGCCTCCTCCCGGCTGGAGATGAAGATCTTGTGGCCGTCGGTGTCCGTGCCCAGGTAGATGCCCGTGTGGTCGATGCGGTCCTTCGTGCGCGCGTCGAGCTTGAAGAACAGCAGGTCGCCCGGCTGGATCACGTCGATCGAGACGGGCCGGTCCTGGGCGCCGACCCCCTTGAGGGGCAGGACGTCCGCGCCCAGGGCGGCGCGGGCCATGCCGTTCGCGGTCCTCGGCAGGCCGGAGCCGGGCTTGTCGTCGGACAGGAGGGGGTAGCGGGCCCGGTAGCCGAAGACGGTGCGGACGAAACCGGAGCAGTCCATGGACCGGTACCGGGCCGTCTGGGGCTGCTTCTTGGTGCCGTCGCGGAAGGTGTACGGGGTGCCGAGGTAGTCGTAGAAGTCCGACTGCTCCAGGCGCAGGTCGTTGCCGACCGAGCCGGCGGGGTTGAGCGGGCCGAAGGACGCGTCACCGGCGTACGAGGTGCCCTGCGCGTCCTTCTTCACCGGGGCCTGGTCGCCGTACTGGAAGGCCATCGCGAAGATGTCGTCCTCCTGGCTCCCGAAGTACTTCTTGAACCACTCCTTGAACCACTGCTCGTTCTCCGCGCCCGGCTTCCACGCCTCCGGCATGAGGCGGACCCAGTTCTCGGTCACGACCCGGGTCGTGGTGTTGGCCGGTTCGGTGAAGGTGCGGCTCGGCCCGGTGAGGGTGGCCGTGCGGGCGCCGTCGGTGAAGGTGGCCAGCACCTGCCCGGTGCCGTCGCGCATCACCGACCGGTCGGGGCTCTGGAGACGTTCCCACTTCTGGGCACCCGCCTCGCCCGCGCCGGCCCCCGCGGCGATGTTCTGGTCGGAGACGACCTGGACGGCGGGCGCCTTGGCCTGCTCCTGCGCGCGCAGCGCGTACGTGAGGTACGCGCTGCCGGCCAGCAGCGCGAGCACGGCGACCGCGTGCAGCGCGGAACGTGTGCGGCTCTTCGACTTGGCGGTCATGCGGGGGGCTCCGGAGCGGTTGAGGACGGGCGCGGGACGGTTCGGGGGCTACGCGGCCGGCATGACGCCGAGCAGGATGCCGGCGGTCAGCACGACGTACGTCATGAGCGTGGCGCTGCCGGTGGCGAGCAGGGTGGCCCCCTTCGGCTGGCGGACCAGCTGGTAGCCGATCAGGCCCGGAACGATGAAGCCGAGGGTCTGGTTCGTGTAGAGGAGCGGGAACTCCATCTGGAGCACGATCACCACGGTGGCCTGGAGCAGGACGCCGAGGAGCACGACCGCCGCGAACAGCCGCTTGCCGTAGAGGATCACGAAGCGCTGCACGACGAGCGTCAGCACGTACGTCGCGACGGTCACGCCGACCACGAGGGCCGCTCGCTGGAGGTCCTCCAGGAGGGTCAGCGCCAGCCATCCGGGGGTGATCATTCCGCCGGGGGAGAGGTTGGTCGTGAGGTAGCAGACGAGCGAGAACAGCAGACCCAGGGCAATGCCGATCGCGGCGATCTCGGGGGTGAGGACGGCGGGGATCAACGGGTTTCTCCTGGCTTCTGCCATTGCCCCTGCGGGGGGTCCGGGTGGATCTGCGGCTGCGGCTGCTGTTGCTGCGGCCAGGCCGGTACGGGCGTGGCGG from Streptomyces sp. NBC_00190 harbors:
- a CDS encoding NADH-quinone oxidoreductase subunit D, with amino-acid sequence MTETTVGIGGAAESTDMVLNIGPQHPSTHGVLRLRLVLDGERIVSAEPVVGYMHRGAEKLFEARDYRQIVMLANRHDWLSAFSNELGVVMAVERMLGMEVPERAVWMRTLLAELNRVLNHLMFLGSYPLELGGITPIFHAFREREELQAVMEEISGGRMHYMFNRVGGLKEDLPAGWLGRAREAIADVRTRMDVYDKLVHGNEIFRGRTRGVGVLSAEAVHAYGVSGPIARASGVDFDLRRDEPYLAYGELQDVLKVVTRTEGDCLARFEVLLDQTHNALDLAVACLDRMAELPPGPVNQRLPKVLKAPEGHTYAWTENPLGINGYYLVSKGEKTPYRLKLRSASYNNIQALAVLLPGQLVADMVAILGSLFFVVGDIDK
- a CDS encoding arylamine N-acetyltransferase family protein; amino-acid sequence: MTSGTHAGYLRRLGITDPGAPSAEGLFALQRAHLEHIAYDNVDIQLGRPPGIDPELSARRFAAGRGGYCFHLNGGFALLLESLGYEVTRHAGGVNADPADRGISGGHLTLTVRVEGTVYWVDVGVGDGPYEPLPLREGAYEQGGFRYALERLEPLEGEGPGWTLRKFAGPMPRVNFRDAPAVTADFEAMHTWLSTAGESPFVRTFAVLRRDAEGADALRGRILTRIDGAKGTSERELTGAEEFFEVIGSVFRRNLDDLTPADRAALWNRVDQAHRAWLAARPGSV
- a CDS encoding C40 family peptidase yields the protein MTAKSKSRTRSALHAVAVLALLAGSAYLTYALRAQEQAKAPAVQVVSDQNIAAGAGAGEAGAQKWERLQSPDRSVMRDGTGQVLATFTDGARTATLTGPSRTFTEPANTTTRVVTENWVRLMPEAWKPGAENEQWFKEWFKKYFGSQEDDIFAMAFQYGDQAPVKKDAQGTSYAGDASFGPLNPAGSVGNDLRLEQSDFYDYLGTPYTFRDGTKKQPQTARYRSMDCSGFVRTVFGYRARYPLLSDDKPGSGLPRTANGMARAALGADVLPLKGVGAQDRPVSIDVIQPGDLLFFKLDARTKDRIDHTGIYLGTDTDGHKIFISSREEANGPTIGDKGGTSRLDGNGYYATTLRSAKRL
- a CDS encoding sensor histidine kinase; amino-acid sequence: MQRLYDFLRRHPTGVDSFWAVLFFGISMVNVVSESEHSVAVRLAVVPAVAALSVAVALRRRWTQAMFWLTLGAGIYQLALGFTAGFYDFAMLVILFTVAASDVPRWVSRTALGWGLAAAPLYFLRYGVDKGTNEVDNVLFTLFMIVPFALAWVLGDSLRTRRAYYAQLIERNQRLENQREAQAKVAVAAERARIARELHDVVAHNVSVMVVQADGAAYVMDVAPEQAKEALQTISGTGRQALAEMRRLLGVLRTGEPQESEDYVPQPDVEQIEVLVEQVRAAGLSVDFEVEGAPRRLPSGVELTAYRIVQEALTNTRKHGGPDAKASVRLVYFDDGLGLLIEDDGRGSAHELYEDGGADGAGHGLIGMRERIGMVGGTLDTGPRPGGGFRISALLPLKKS
- a CDS encoding CPCC family cysteine-rich protein; protein product: MCGECGWEDDGQDDAEADEVWGGPNGSQSLSDARREHREWLAGHADASSVTRGGAGAWETAARAALQDEGPDA
- a CDS encoding poly-gamma-glutamate biosynthesis protein PgsC/CapC translates to MIPAVLTPEIAAIGIALGLLFSLVCYLTTNLSPGGMITPGWLALTLLEDLQRAALVVGVTVATYVLTLVVQRFVILYGKRLFAAVVLLGVLLQATVVIVLQMEFPLLYTNQTLGFIVPGLIGYQLVRQPKGATLLATGSATLMTYVVLTAGILLGVMPAA
- a CDS encoding PH domain-containing protein; the protein is MDTGTTGETDRPGWVGLPGGLLTLRRLLLVIWAAVLAVATGVALGLLAGPAWAALAGCWLVALVWGWVLLGRNWRSWRYAERADDLLISRGVLWREETVVPYGRMQLVEVTSGPLERRFGLASVQLHTAAAATDAKIPGLVPAEAQRLRDRLTELGEARSAGL
- a CDS encoding PH domain-containing protein gives rise to the protein MSAGQAGGEPAVPYGPAAEPTGGLAADLAGGPAGERRLHLLTPLRRAWVPIAATIGVVAQQGDRAERWIADLPALLRVAALAGLILVFGTYGFLSWWFTHYAVTDTELRIRSGLVFRRTAHIRLDRIQAVDVTRPMLARLAGVASLRLDVIGTEEKDELAFLGEKEAVALRAELLARAAGFAPEEAARLGEAPERQLLRVGPRDLAVSLLLSLGVWAALAGGIAAPVVAWWISSSPWAAVVTLLPILGAVWSGSTGRFLAEYDWTVAESPDGLRLDHGLLDRAHETVPPGRVQTVRIVEPLLWRRRDLVRVELAVAGSKNGVLVPVASRAAAYAVIARVLPGVDLAALSFTGSPGAGSRWVVPVWWKGYALAVSPEVFAARHGRLCRRTEIVPHAKVQSVRLTQGPWERARGVADVHVDTGANATVTARLRAADEAAALLADQAARARTSRASARPDRWMT
- a CDS encoding SAM-dependent methyltransferase, whose product is MRAQGEAQGDGVVPVGWRGAMEAALYGPDGFYVRPGGPGPAGHFRTSVHASGLYAGAVARLLRWVDAELGHPRGLDLVDMGAGRGELLAGVLAALPAEVAARVRAYAVERAERPAGLDPRIRWVAAPPEGTSGLLFANEWLDNVPLEVAEDGRYVLVAPDGTESPGGAVDGADLAWLERWWPGGGRAEIGRARDEAWAAAVASVERGLAVAVDYAHTRDARPPYGTLTGFRAGREVPPVPDGSCDVTAHVALDACAGPGSVLLPQREALTALGVSGARPPLALASTDPAAYVRALASAGEAAELTSRTGLGAFGWLVQPVGIPPWPRADRS
- a CDS encoding response regulator transcription factor; translation: MSIRVMLVDDQVLLRTGFRMVLAAQPDMEVVAEAGDGLEALEVLRATKVDVVLMDVRMPKLDGVEATRRICEPPEHPKVIILTTFDLDEYAFSGLKAGASGFMLKDVPPAELLAAIRSVHSGDAVVAPSTTRRLLDRFAPMLPTTTEEPRNKEVERLTEREREVMLLVAQGLSNGEIAARLVLSEATVKTHVGRILTKLSLRDRVQVVVLAYETGLVRAGGGPAA